The Sesamum indicum cultivar Zhongzhi No. 13 linkage group LG1, S_indicum_v1.0, whole genome shotgun sequence genome includes a window with the following:
- the LOC105157063 gene encoding subtilisin-like protease SBT1.4, whose translation MSIIPVLFLVCILILQLSSANAKDLSLETYIVHVDVPDSQLLSEQSQDLESWYGSFLPTTPASSTETPRMVYSYRNAFSGFAARLTSEEVKAMQGKKGFISARPQQVLQLHTTHTPNFLGLHQNAGLWKDSNYGKGIVIGILDTGIFPDHPSFSDEGMPPPPAKWKGACEFNFTACNKKIIGARHFETGDGTPRDHEGHGTHAASTAAGNFVRGANVFGNANGTAVGIAPLAHLAIYKVCSLDCLESDILAAIDTAIEDGVDILSISFGGYPREFHDDNIALGAFSAMQKGIFVSCSAGNNGPYTLSLSNEAPWILTVGASTIDRTLRATAVLGSKLELNGESAFQPKALPQAQLPLVYPGIIGSDFSSNYCDQESLNRTGVEGKIVLCYIDKRTTKIEQGRKVKDAGGAGMILMNFEEEGFTTSADAHVIPATNINYENGQKIMAYMNSTSAPTAAIVFKGTIIGDKRAPTVASFSSRGPGFIRSGIVKPDIIGPGVNILAAWPNSVENKTNSRNTFNLISGTSVSCPHLSGVAALIKSAHPGWSPAAIKSAIMTTADTVNLKNQPIQDEKHLPADIFAAGAGHVNAAKASDPGLIYDIEPQDYIAYLCGMN comes from the coding sequence ATGTCCATAATTCCAGTTCTCTTTCTTGTTTGTATCCTCATCTTGCAACTGTCATCAGCAAATGCAAAAGATCTTTCCTTAGAAACATATATTGTACATGTTGATGTACCAGATAGTCAGCTTCTGTCTGAACAATCCCAAGATCTAGAGAGCTGGTATGGATCGTTCTTGCCGACGACACCAGCGAGCTCAACAGAAACACCCCGGATGGTTTATTCCTACCGCAATGCGTTTTCAGGGTTCGCGGCTAGGTTAACATCCGAGGAAGTGAAAGCAATGCAAGGAAAGAAGGGATTTATATCTGCTAGGCCACAGCAGGTATTGCAGTTGCACACGACTCACACGCCTAATTTCCTCGGTTTACACCAAAATGCAGGACTTTGGAAAGACTCCAACTATGGGAAAGGCATAGTTATTGGGATTTTGGACACTGGAATATTTCCTGATCATCCTTCTTTCAGTGATGAAGGGATGCCTCCCCCACCAGCTAAATGGAAGGGGGCGTGCGAATTCAATTTCACAGCCTGCAATAAGAAGATCATCGGAGCAAGACACTTCGAAACAGGAGATGGAACTCCTCGAGATCACGAAGGCCATGGCACTCATGCAGCAAGCACGGCTGCAGGTAATTTCGTGAGAGGCGCCAATGTATTTGGCAATGCCAATGGCACAGCGGTTGGCATAGCGCCTCTCGCTCACTTGGCCATCTACAAAGTCTGCTCACTTGACTGCCTGGAGAGTGACATATTGGCGGCAATAGATACAGCCATTGAAGACGGGGTGGATATCCTGTCAATCTCCTTTGGTGGTTATCCCAGGGAATTTCACGACGACAACATCGCACTCGGTGCATTTAGCGCAATGCAGAAGGGAATTTTTGTGAGCTGCTCTGCTGGAAATAACGGACCTTATACTCTTTCGTTATCGAATGAAGCCCCCTGGATTCTCACTGTTGGTGCTAGCACAATTGACAGAACCTTAAGGGCAACTGCCGTGCTAGGCAGCAAACTAGAACTCAATGGTGAATCCGCATTTCAGCCCAAGGCTTTGCCCCAGGCACAACTGCCCCTTGTTTACCCTGGAATCATCGGGAGTGATTTTTCCTCGAACTATTGCGATCAGGAGTCATTGAATAGAACTGGTGTAGAAGGAAAGATAGTTTTATGTTACATTGACAAGAGAACTACCAAAATTGAACAGGGACGCAAGGTGAAAGACGCAGGTGGCGCCGGCATGATCCTCATGAACTTCGAGGAAGAGGGCTTTACTACATCTGCAGACGCTCATGTTATTCCTGCTACCAACATCAACTACGAAAACGGACAAAAGATCATGGCCTACATGAACTCAACATCTGCTCCAACAGCAGCAATTGTGTTCAAAGGAACTATAATTGGCGATAAAAGAGCTCCAACAGTGGCCTCATTTTCTTCCAGGGGCCCCGGCTTTATTAGAAGTGGAATTGTCAAACCAGATATTATAGGCCCTGGTGTCAACATTCTTGCAGCATGGCCTAATTCTGtcgaaaacaaaacaaattcaagaaacacgTTCAACTTAATTTCTGGCACTTCAGTGTCATGCCCTCACCTGAGTGGGGTAGCAGCACTGATCAAGAGTGCGCACCCTGGTTGGTCTCCGGCTGCCATCAAATCAGCTATAATGACTACTGCCGATACAGTCAATCTTAAAAACCAGCCGATACAGGACGAGAAGCATCTCCCTGCTGATATTTTCGCCGCAGGTGCAGGCCATGTCAATGCTGCAAAGGCGAGCGATCCAGGTCTCATTTATGACATTGAGCCTCAAGACTACATCGCATACTTGTGCGGCATGAACTAA